One Mycobacteroides abscessus ATCC 19977 genomic window carries:
- a CDS encoding HNH endonuclease, with amino-acid sequence MAQHKKSRGHRHNSASAGPTQNGTARILHSVPGVPESRIPGAMPPQQSNDAGSLWGRRRVLLLNSTYEPLTALPMRRAVIMLLCGKADVVHDDPAAPIIHSATTSVAVPSVIRLRTFVRVPYRARVPMTRAALMHRDRFRCAYCGGRADTIDHVIPRSKGGAHSWENCVACCSSCNHRKADRLLAELGWSLHTTPMPPKGQHWRLLSSVKELDPAWVRYLGEGAA; translated from the coding sequence ATGGCGCAACACAAGAAGAGCCGTGGGCACCGGCATAACAGTGCCAGCGCTGGGCCGACCCAAAATGGGACGGCCCGAATACTGCACAGCGTTCCGGGAGTGCCTGAGAGCAGGATTCCTGGGGCGATGCCTCCGCAGCAGTCCAACGACGCCGGTTCCCTTTGGGGCCGGCGTCGCGTGTTATTGCTGAACTCCACGTATGAGCCACTGACCGCGTTACCGATGCGTCGAGCGGTGATCATGCTGCTGTGCGGTAAGGCCGATGTGGTGCACGACGACCCCGCTGCCCCCATCATTCACTCCGCCACGACGTCGGTGGCGGTCCCTTCGGTGATCAGGCTGCGGACCTTCGTGCGGGTGCCGTACCGGGCACGGGTGCCGATGACGCGCGCCGCGCTGATGCATCGCGACCGATTCCGGTGCGCCTACTGCGGCGGACGGGCCGACACGATCGATCACGTGATTCCACGTAGCAAGGGCGGGGCGCACTCGTGGGAGAACTGCGTGGCGTGTTGTTCGTCCTGCAACCATCGCAAGGCCGACCGGCTGTTGGCGGAGCTGGGCTGGTCGCTGCACACCACCCCGATGCCGCCCAAGGGGCAACATTGGCGGCTGTTGTCGTCGGTCAAGGAACTGGACCCGGCATGGGTGCGATATCTAGGGGAGGGCGCGGCATGA
- a CDS encoding globin has translation MENVAELSPAPTPDNFYDAVGGAATFHAIVARFYELVADDEVLRPLYPEEDLTGAEDRLRMFLEQYWGGPRTYSDQRGHPRLRMRHAPFRIGPIERDAWLRCMRTAVDSIDRNTLDDDHRAQLWSYLEMAAQSMVNSPF, from the coding sequence ATGGAGAACGTGGCAGAGCTGTCCCCGGCGCCTACGCCGGATAACTTCTACGACGCGGTCGGTGGCGCCGCCACTTTCCACGCGATAGTGGCCCGCTTCTACGAGCTTGTCGCCGACGACGAGGTGCTACGCCCGCTCTATCCGGAGGAAGATCTGACCGGCGCCGAGGATCGCCTGCGGATGTTCCTCGAGCAGTACTGGGGCGGCCCGCGTACCTATTCGGACCAGCGTGGGCATCCGCGGTTACGGATGCGTCACGCACCGTTTCGGATCGGCCCCATCGAACGCGACGCATGGTTGCGCTGTATGCGGACAGCCGTCGATTCCATCGACCGAAACACCCTGGACGACGACCATCGTGCCCAGCTATGGAGCTACCTGGAGATGGCCGCGCAGTCAATGGTCAACTCACCGTTCTAA
- a CDS encoding NAD-glutamate dehydrogenase: protein MREALMRALLRLAARRQPHEIAMATYRNGDDAGLGTALQLVTDYTPLLTESITVLLRRQGVAIVDLMDPVFSVERAADGTLLSAAPVDHPQSDTAPNAECWIHLQLPPSIDAERLAFIETQLPHTLEDGSHVAADTDAMRDAVIELASDLDAAPGNARFSSAELTEVANLLRWLVDGNFTLLGYQRCTVENGHATVDESSRLGLLKRREEVLPQLTHNDQLLVLAQATTPTYLRYAIYPNIVVIRQDNGSGPAIEHRLVGVFTVAAMNADVLAIPVVCDRVHQVLGRSDATQDSLAGHMLIEFMQNLPRAELFASSVDRLYDIVTASRNIGAHPGSLLFLRADELGNFVTALVYLPRDRYTTTVRLAMQDTLVRELGGTGIDYTARVSESPWALVHFTVRLPENSPHNSIDTSEANRVRIQGLLTQTTRTWSDRLVRAVRPDSPIDRACAERYSVILPEVFKQNVPPAEAIADIARIEGLQEDSIDLAYDADELGTGVLSMYLGGRSASLSQVLPVLHSMGVDVLEERPYHFTRPDGLAVSLYAFRIVVHPAIARTFDAEGTARRADLLTRAIDAVWHGRVETDRFNELVLRAGLTAGQITILRGYAKYLRQAGFPYSQAHIETVLADNSQTARDFVELFEARFDPESTDDTIADAKAAQVLAEIDKVVSLDTDRVLRAFFGLIQATLRTNYFVKKEDSARAKGVLSFKLNPREIAELPEPRPRFEIFVYSPRVEGVHLRFGPVARGGLRWSDRREDFRTEILGLVKAQAVKNAVIVPVGAKGGFVVKNPPAVTGDAAADRDAFRAEGVECYRRFISGLLDITDNRDRTTNAVVPPEGVRRRDGDDPYLVVAADKGTATFSDIANDVALSYGFWLGDAFASGGSVGYDHKAMGITARGAWESVKRHFLEIGIDTQTQDFTVVGVGDMSGDVFGNGMLLSQHIKLVAAFDHRHIFLDPNPDPASSWAERKRMFALERSSWADYNSALISAGGGVYSKEQKSIPISPEVRDVLGLDSDVVEMTPPQLVRAILLAPVDLFFNGGIGTYVKAESESQADVGDKANDAVRVNGNQVRAKVIGEGGNLGLTSRGRIEFELNGGRVNTDALDNSAGVDCSDHEVNIKILIDSLVSAGKIEASERTALLESMTDDVATLVLADNESQNNLMGTSRANAASLLSVHARQIAYLVNERGLDRELEALPSEKEIDRRAALGIGLTSPELATLMAHVKLGLKDDLLASDAPDQEVTLRRMVHYFPDVLRERFDAEIRQHPLRKEIYATMLVNSVVDCGGITYVYRLFEDAGTGSVDGLKTYVAVEAIFGLRSLWDRIRHADVPVAVSDRLTLDMRRLLDRASRWLISYRPQPLAVGAEINRFAEGIAELSPKLTTWLRGHDLEIVTKQTEDLVALGVPFDLASDVASCLYGFSLLDIIDIADIADRDGAEVADLYFTLMDDLRVDDLLTAVSQLERNDRWHSLARLAIRDDIYSSLRALTMDVLSVGEPDETGEQKIAEWEFTNASRLERARGTLAEIFAAGEPDLATLSVAARQIRGMIRSSITGPA from the coding sequence GTGCGGGAGGCGCTCATGCGTGCGCTGCTGCGGTTGGCCGCGCGGCGCCAGCCGCACGAGATCGCGATGGCGACCTACCGCAACGGCGACGACGCGGGACTCGGTACCGCCCTGCAGTTGGTCACCGACTACACGCCGTTGCTGACCGAGTCCATCACCGTGCTACTGCGCAGGCAGGGCGTGGCCATCGTCGACCTGATGGACCCCGTCTTCTCCGTGGAGCGCGCTGCCGATGGGACACTGCTCTCGGCGGCCCCGGTCGACCATCCGCAAAGCGACACGGCGCCCAATGCCGAGTGCTGGATTCATCTGCAGCTGCCGCCGTCCATCGACGCCGAGCGGCTGGCATTCATCGAGACCCAGCTGCCGCACACGCTGGAAGACGGCAGCCACGTCGCCGCCGACACCGACGCCATGCGCGACGCGGTGATCGAACTGGCCAGTGATCTGGACGCCGCGCCCGGCAACGCCAGGTTTTCCTCGGCCGAGCTGACAGAGGTCGCGAATCTGTTGCGCTGGCTGGTCGACGGGAACTTCACGCTGCTGGGATACCAGCGGTGCACCGTCGAGAACGGGCACGCCACCGTCGATGAGTCGAGCCGGTTGGGGCTGCTCAAGCGCCGCGAAGAGGTGCTCCCACAGCTCACCCACAACGATCAGCTGCTGGTGCTCGCGCAGGCCACCACACCCACCTACCTGCGGTATGCCATCTACCCGAATATTGTGGTGATTCGGCAGGACAACGGCAGCGGGCCGGCCATCGAGCACCGGTTGGTCGGGGTCTTCACCGTTGCCGCGATGAATGCCGATGTGCTCGCCATCCCGGTGGTTTGCGATCGCGTACACCAAGTACTTGGCCGCTCGGATGCCACCCAGGATTCGTTGGCCGGTCACATGTTGATCGAGTTCATGCAGAACCTGCCTCGCGCAGAGCTGTTCGCATCCAGCGTGGACAGGCTTTACGACATCGTCACCGCATCCAGAAACATTGGGGCGCACCCAGGTTCGCTGCTCTTTCTGCGGGCCGATGAGCTGGGCAATTTTGTGACCGCGCTGGTGTACCTGCCGCGTGACCGCTACACCACCACCGTGCGGCTCGCCATGCAGGACACGCTGGTGCGAGAGCTTGGCGGCACCGGGATCGACTACACCGCGCGTGTCAGCGAATCACCCTGGGCATTGGTTCATTTCACTGTGCGGTTGCCGGAAAACAGCCCGCACAACAGCATCGACACCTCCGAAGCCAACCGGGTCCGCATCCAGGGGTTGCTGACCCAGACCACCCGCACCTGGAGCGATCGTCTGGTCCGGGCGGTACGCCCCGACTCACCGATCGACAGGGCATGTGCCGAGCGCTATTCCGTCATCCTGCCGGAGGTCTTCAAACAGAACGTCCCGCCCGCCGAGGCCATCGCCGATATCGCCAGAATCGAAGGACTGCAAGAGGACTCCATCGATCTTGCCTACGACGCCGACGAGTTGGGCACCGGTGTGCTCAGCATGTATCTGGGTGGCCGGTCGGCATCACTGAGCCAGGTGCTGCCGGTGCTGCACAGCATGGGTGTCGACGTGCTGGAGGAACGCCCATATCACTTCACCCGGCCCGACGGCCTCGCGGTCTCGCTGTACGCCTTCCGCATCGTGGTGCACCCGGCGATCGCACGCACCTTCGACGCCGAGGGCACCGCGCGCCGCGCCGACCTGCTCACCCGCGCCATTGATGCCGTCTGGCATGGCCGCGTCGAAACCGACAGGTTCAACGAGCTGGTGCTGCGTGCCGGGCTTACCGCCGGCCAGATCACCATCCTGCGCGGATACGCCAAGTACCTACGTCAGGCCGGTTTCCCCTACAGTCAAGCGCATATCGAAACGGTGCTGGCCGACAACTCCCAGACCGCACGCGATTTCGTGGAGCTGTTCGAGGCCCGGTTTGATCCGGAGAGCACCGACGACACCATCGCCGACGCCAAGGCTGCGCAGGTACTCGCCGAGATCGACAAGGTGGTCAGCCTGGACACCGACAGGGTGCTGCGCGCCTTCTTCGGCTTGATCCAGGCCACTCTGCGCACCAATTACTTTGTGAAAAAGGAGGACTCGGCGCGCGCCAAGGGCGTGCTGTCCTTCAAGCTCAATCCGCGTGAAATCGCCGAGCTGCCCGAACCGCGTCCTCGCTTCGAGATCTTCGTGTACTCGCCGCGGGTGGAGGGTGTGCACTTGCGGTTCGGTCCGGTGGCGCGCGGCGGCCTGCGCTGGTCCGACCGTCGCGAGGACTTCCGCACCGAGATCCTGGGGCTGGTCAAGGCGCAGGCGGTGAAAAACGCCGTCATCGTGCCGGTCGGCGCCAAGGGCGGGTTCGTCGTCAAGAATCCTCCCGCCGTCACCGGAGACGCGGCCGCAGACCGTGACGCGTTCCGCGCGGAGGGTGTCGAGTGCTACCGGCGCTTCATCAGCGGCCTACTCGACATCACCGATAACCGCGATCGCACCACCAACGCGGTGGTGCCGCCCGAAGGGGTGCGGCGCCGCGACGGGGACGACCCGTATCTCGTGGTGGCGGCCGATAAGGGCACCGCCACCTTCTCCGACATCGCCAACGATGTCGCGCTGTCCTACGGATTCTGGCTCGGCGACGCGTTCGCATCCGGCGGCTCCGTCGGGTACGACCACAAGGCGATGGGCATCACCGCGCGGGGCGCCTGGGAAAGTGTCAAGAGGCACTTCCTGGAAATAGGGATCGACACCCAGACGCAGGATTTCACCGTTGTCGGGGTCGGCGATATGAGTGGCGATGTGTTTGGCAACGGCATGCTGCTGTCTCAGCACATCAAGCTGGTCGCCGCCTTCGACCACCGGCATATCTTCTTGGACCCCAACCCCGATCCCGCGTCCTCCTGGGCCGAACGCAAGAGGATGTTCGCACTGGAGCGCTCCAGTTGGGCCGACTACAACTCGGCACTGATCAGCGCCGGCGGTGGTGTCTACAGCAAGGAACAGAAGTCGATCCCGATCAGTCCCGAGGTGCGAGATGTCCTCGGCCTCGACAGCGATGTCGTGGAGATGACGCCGCCGCAGCTTGTGCGCGCCATCCTGCTCGCCCCGGTCGATCTGTTCTTCAACGGCGGCATCGGTACCTATGTCAAGGCCGAGAGTGAATCGCAGGCCGACGTGGGCGACAAGGCTAATGATGCCGTCCGCGTCAACGGAAACCAGGTGCGTGCCAAGGTGATCGGTGAAGGCGGCAACCTGGGCCTGACATCGCGGGGTCGCATCGAATTCGAGTTGAACGGCGGACGGGTCAATACCGACGCGCTAGACAACTCCGCGGGTGTGGATTGCTCCGACCACGAGGTCAACATCAAGATTCTGATCGACTCTCTGGTGAGCGCCGGCAAGATCGAGGCTTCCGAGCGGACGGCCCTGCTGGAATCGATGACCGACGATGTGGCCACGCTGGTGCTGGCGGACAATGAATCCCAGAACAATCTCATGGGCACCAGCCGCGCAAACGCGGCCTCGCTGCTGAGCGTGCACGCCCGCCAGATCGCCTACTTGGTCAATGAGCGTGGCCTCGACCGCGAGTTGGAGGCGCTGCCCTCCGAAAAGGAGATCGACCGCCGGGCGGCGCTGGGGATCGGTTTGACCTCACCGGAACTGGCCACGCTGATGGCACACGTCAAGCTCGGGCTCAAGGATGATCTGCTGGCCAGTGACGCCCCGGACCAAGAGGTCACCCTGCGGCGCATGGTGCACTACTTCCCGGACGTGCTGCGTGAGCGATTCGACGCGGAGATCCGCCAGCATCCGCTGCGCAAGGAGATCTACGCCACCATGCTGGTCAACTCCGTGGTCGACTGCGGCGGAATCACCTACGTGTACCGGCTTTTCGAGGATGCCGGGACTGGCTCGGTGGACGGACTCAAGACGTACGTCGCCGTCGAAGCCATCTTTGGCCTGCGTTCGCTGTGGGACCGTATCCGTCACGCCGATGTGCCGGTTGCGGTTTCGGATCGGCTGACGCTGGACATGCGGCGTCTGTTGGATCGGGCATCCCGCTGGCTGATCAGTTACCGGCCGCAACCCCTTGCGGTCGGCGCCGAGATCAACCGCTTCGCCGAGGGCATCGCCGAGCTGAGCCCGAAGCTCACCACGTGGCTGCGCGGCCACGACCTGGAGATCGTCACCAAGCAAACCGAAGACCTGGTGGCACTAGGTGTTCCGTTCGATCTAGCCAGTGATGTCGCCAGTTGCCTGTACGGATTCAGCCTGCTGGACATCATCGATATCGCCGACATCGCCGACCGTGATGGTGCCGAGGTGGCCGATCTGTACTTCACCCTTATGGACGATCTGCGGGTGGATGATCTGCTCACCGCCGTCTCGCAGCTGGAGCGCAATGACAGATGGCATTCCTTGGCCAGGTTGGCGATCCGCGACGACATCTACTCCTCGCTGCGGGCGCTCACCATGGACGTGCTGTCCGTGGGCGAACCCGATGAAACCGGTGAGCAGAAGATCGCAGAGTGGGAGTTCACCAACGCGTCGCGTCTGGAACGGGCCCGCGGCACGCTCGCGGAGATCTTCGCCGCGGGCGAGCCGGACCTGGCGACGTTGTCGGTGGCAGCACGCCAGATCAGAGGGATGATCAGGAGCAGTATCACCGGTCCTGCATGA
- a CDS encoding DUF5130 domain-containing protein, which yields MASGDVAVKPAGDLPRGWAETVSGRLSGVTEPGELSVHYPFPNYQLATLDDALTYGSRQSKARFSVYIGDLGNDTNAGAREVFLKVPTPDEAVLIAVSPDQHVVEVVYGEALKGRGAESAADLGVAAALAAFKEGNLLDGIISAVRVMSAAIARP from the coding sequence GTGGCAAGTGGTGACGTCGCAGTCAAGCCCGCCGGAGACCTTCCTCGCGGCTGGGCCGAGACCGTCAGTGGGCGCCTCTCCGGTGTTACCGAGCCCGGCGAACTGTCGGTCCACTACCCGTTCCCCAACTACCAGCTGGCGACGCTCGACGACGCGCTGACGTACGGGTCGCGGCAGTCGAAGGCTCGCTTCTCGGTCTACATCGGCGATCTGGGTAATGACACCAACGCCGGCGCGCGTGAAGTCTTCCTCAAGGTGCCGACCCCGGATGAGGCCGTACTGATCGCTGTTTCCCCGGACCAGCACGTCGTCGAGGTTGTGTACGGCGAGGCACTCAAGGGACGTGGCGCCGAGTCGGCCGCCGACCTTGGTGTAGCCGCCGCGCTGGCTGCCTTCAAAGAAGGCAACCTGCTCGACGGGATCATCAGCGCGGTGCGCGTGATGAGCGCCGCCATCGCCCGCCCCTAG
- a CDS encoding endonuclease domain-containing protein produces MGEPFVGSEAVRSGRLTAYALRTRYVAIHPDVYLPRGAQLTPLVRAQASWLWTGRRGILAGHSASALHGARWIDAARNAEIVHDNRHRQPGITVWSGEIAPDEICVVRGMRATTAARTALDLACRCPRGRAVAAIDALCRATELQISEALELASRHAGMRGIRRARTAFELVDAGAQSPKETWLRLLLRDAGLPPVSTQILVHNGDFVALAYIDMGWEDVMVGIEYDGDQHRSDRRQYLKDIRRLEMLEGMGWLIVRVVAEDHPHDIIRRVREALARRV; encoded by the coding sequence ATGGGGGAACCATTCGTGGGCAGCGAGGCGGTCAGATCCGGCAGGCTGACGGCGTACGCCCTGCGCACCCGCTACGTCGCGATCCACCCAGACGTCTATCTGCCGCGCGGCGCGCAACTCACGCCACTGGTGCGCGCTCAGGCCTCGTGGCTGTGGACGGGTCGCAGGGGGATCCTTGCGGGCCACTCGGCATCGGCGCTCCATGGCGCTCGGTGGATCGATGCAGCGCGCAATGCCGAGATAGTTCATGACAATCGGCATCGACAGCCGGGAATCACCGTCTGGTCCGGGGAAATCGCGCCCGACGAGATCTGCGTCGTCCGGGGAATGCGGGCGACTACCGCCGCCCGCACCGCCCTCGACCTCGCCTGTCGGTGCCCGCGAGGACGCGCGGTGGCCGCGATCGATGCGCTGTGCCGCGCGACTGAACTCCAGATCTCCGAGGCGCTCGAACTCGCGTCAAGACATGCCGGGATGCGCGGCATTCGCCGGGCACGTACAGCTTTCGAGCTTGTAGACGCCGGCGCGCAGTCGCCCAAGGAGACGTGGCTGCGTTTGTTGCTCCGGGATGCGGGGCTGCCGCCGGTAAGCACGCAGATCCTGGTGCACAACGGGGACTTCGTCGCACTCGCCTACATCGACATGGGTTGGGAGGACGTCATGGTCGGCATCGAGTACGACGGCGACCAGCACCGCAGCGACCGCCGCCAGTACCTCAAGGACATCAGGCGGCTAGAGATGCTCGAGGGCATGGGCTGGCTGATCGTCCGAGTAGTCGCCGAGGATCACCCCCACGACATCATTCGCCGAGTAAGGGAGGCTCTAGCCCGCCGAGTGTGA
- a CDS encoding alpha-amylase family glycosyl hydrolase, with the protein MTAAYLGQHDDPWWSRAVFYQIYPRSFGDSDGDGVGDIDGISAKLGYLDLLGVEGIWLNPVTRSPMADHGYDVSNPREIDPLFGGSIAMHRLIASAHRHNIKVIMDLVPNHTSSEHPWFLEALQSPPGSDARERYIFRDGKGAHGELPPNNWPSVFGGPAWTRVTEADGTPGQWYLHLFAPEQPDVNWDNPEVFDDFADTLRFWLDRGIDGFRLDVAHGMAKPPGLPDIEDTETSMLHIADEDPRFNNEGVHEYHRKIRKVLDQYRDVVAVGEIWVNDNTRFAEYVRPDELHLGFNFKLVEADFDADQIRAAIQNSLAAVDSVGATPTWTLSNHDVEREVTRYGDGQIGQWRARAMALVMLALPGTVFIYNGSELGLPNVELPDEALQDPVWERSGHTERGRDGCRVPIPWEGTDPPYGFSSNAQTWLPMPHGWAEYTVERQLEHTDSMLSLYRRAIELRKSRKEFTGTSLEWYGSPPGALAFRVKGGGLTCALNVSSDLVDLPEGEVILTSGPLVNGKLPRNTAAWIV; encoded by the coding sequence GTGACCGCCGCCTACTTGGGCCAACATGACGACCCCTGGTGGTCGCGGGCCGTCTTCTACCAGATCTACCCGCGTTCCTTCGGTGACAGTGACGGCGACGGTGTCGGCGATATCGACGGCATTTCAGCAAAACTCGGCTACCTTGACCTGCTTGGCGTCGAGGGCATCTGGCTAAATCCTGTGACCAGATCGCCGATGGCGGACCACGGCTACGACGTGTCCAACCCGCGCGAGATCGATCCGCTTTTCGGTGGATCGATCGCCATGCACCGGCTCATCGCCTCGGCGCACCGCCACAACATCAAGGTCATCATGGACCTGGTCCCCAACCACACCAGTTCCGAGCACCCGTGGTTCCTGGAAGCGCTCCAGAGCCCGCCGGGCAGCGACGCCCGGGAGCGCTACATCTTCCGGGACGGCAAGGGCGCACATGGCGAACTGCCCCCGAACAACTGGCCTTCGGTCTTCGGCGGTCCGGCCTGGACCCGGGTCACCGAAGCGGACGGCACCCCGGGCCAGTGGTACCTGCACCTGTTCGCCCCCGAACAGCCCGACGTCAACTGGGACAACCCCGAGGTATTCGACGACTTCGCCGATACCCTGCGCTTCTGGCTGGACCGCGGCATCGACGGATTCCGCCTCGACGTCGCGCACGGCATGGCCAAACCGCCCGGTCTGCCCGATATCGAAGACACCGAAACCTCGATGCTGCATATCGCCGACGAGGACCCACGCTTCAACAACGAGGGTGTACACGAGTACCACCGAAAGATCCGCAAGGTGCTCGACCAGTACCGCGATGTGGTGGCCGTCGGCGAGATCTGGGTCAACGACAACACCCGCTTTGCCGAATACGTCCGGCCCGACGAGCTGCACTTGGGCTTCAACTTCAAACTGGTCGAAGCCGACTTCGATGCCGACCAGATCCGCGCCGCCATCCAAAACTCGCTTGCCGCAGTCGATTCTGTGGGTGCGACACCCACATGGACGTTGTCCAACCACGACGTCGAGCGCGAGGTGACGCGCTACGGTGACGGCCAGATAGGTCAGTGGCGCGCGCGGGCCATGGCGCTGGTGATGCTCGCACTGCCCGGAACTGTGTTCATATACAACGGTTCTGAGCTCGGGCTACCGAATGTCGAACTGCCCGATGAGGCGTTGCAGGATCCCGTATGGGAGCGCTCGGGCCACACCGAGCGAGGCCGTGACGGCTGCCGCGTACCCATCCCCTGGGAGGGCACCGATCCCCCGTACGGCTTCTCGAGCAATGCCCAGACCTGGCTGCCCATGCCACACGGGTGGGCCGAGTACACCGTGGAACGCCAGCTGGAGCACACCGACTCCATGCTGTCGCTGTACCGGCGGGCCATCGAATTGCGCAAGAGCCGCAAGGAATTCACCGGTACCAGCCTGGAGTGGTACGGCAGCCCACCGGGGGCGCTGGCCTTCCGCGTCAAAGGCGGTGGCCTGACATGCGCCCTCAACGTGAGCAGCGATCTGGTGGACCTGCCCGAGGGCGAAGTCATCCTGACCAGCGGGCCGCTTGTCAACGGCAAGCTGCCACGGAACACCGCGGCCTGGATCGTCTAG
- a CDS encoding acyl-CoA thioesterase — MSVSEDRTAQVSSEKPGYVAAVPVRWSDIDMYQHVNHATMVTILEEARVPFLRDVFGAEITTTGLLIADVHVKYKGQVRLADSPLQVTMWVSKIRAVDFTINYEVRSVNAAPDSKPAVIADTQLVTFHLDSQTLLRLTGAHREYLQRWTRP; from the coding sequence ATGAGCGTGAGCGAAGACCGCACGGCACAGGTGAGTTCTGAGAAGCCCGGCTATGTCGCGGCGGTACCGGTCCGCTGGTCCGATATCGACATGTACCAGCACGTTAACCACGCGACGATGGTGACGATCCTGGAAGAGGCGCGAGTGCCTTTCCTGCGTGACGTTTTTGGCGCTGAGATCACGACCACCGGTCTGCTCATCGCCGACGTGCATGTCAAGTACAAGGGGCAGGTGCGGCTGGCGGATTCGCCATTGCAGGTGACCATGTGGGTCTCGAAGATCCGTGCGGTGGACTTCACCATCAACTACGAGGTGCGTTCGGTCAATGCGGCGCCGGACTCCAAACCGGCAGTGATCGCGGATACCCAGTTGGTCACCTTCCACCTCGATAGCCAAACCCTGCTGCGTCTCACCGGCGCACATCGCGAGTACCTGCAACGGTGGACGCGGCCATGA
- a CDS encoding pirin family protein has product MAKDVSAVRIVRASDRWHWRNEWLESWQSFPVTGNFDLAGNAHGLLMVNNEDTIDPGEGFDAHTHRNTEIITWVLEGTAVHKDSLGNSGEIRPGVVQRMSAGTGITHTERNGAGRLERQQLHVVQMWIPPDEIDRAPSYQESDITSDLRRNTLLPIASGMPKYSGDAAISFGNRYATLHVALLDPRRSVNVPDALYGHVFVSRGQAEFEGQGLLQQGDAVRLTRSGGHRVSATDEGAELLIWEMHGTAINV; this is encoded by the coding sequence GTGGCCAAGGACGTGTCCGCCGTTCGTATAGTTCGAGCCTCCGATCGGTGGCACTGGCGGAATGAATGGCTTGAGTCGTGGCAGTCGTTCCCCGTGACAGGCAATTTCGATTTGGCCGGGAATGCCCATGGCCTTCTGATGGTCAACAATGAGGACACAATCGACCCGGGCGAAGGCTTTGACGCGCACACGCACCGCAACACGGAAATTATTACGTGGGTACTCGAAGGCACTGCGGTGCACAAAGATTCCCTAGGGAATTCCGGAGAAATCCGCCCAGGGGTCGTGCAACGGATGAGTGCTGGAACCGGGATCACACATACGGAGCGAAACGGCGCAGGACGACTTGAACGACAGCAGCTGCACGTGGTCCAGATGTGGATTCCTCCTGATGAAATAGATAGAGCGCCGAGTTACCAAGAATCCGACATCACAAGCGACCTTCGGCGAAACACGCTGCTACCCATAGCGTCCGGCATGCCCAAGTACAGCGGCGACGCGGCCATTTCGTTCGGGAACCGTTACGCCACACTGCATGTCGCCCTCCTGGATCCGCGACGTTCGGTAAATGTACCCGATGCCTTGTACGGTCATGTTTTCGTATCTCGAGGGCAGGCCGAGTTCGAGGGCCAAGGCCTCCTTCAGCAGGGCGACGCAGTGCGGCTCACACGGTCCGGAGGACACCGCGTTTCCGCCACAGACGAAGGTGCCGAACTACTCATTTGGGAAATGCACGGTACGGCGATAAATGTCTGA